Proteins from one Silurus meridionalis isolate SWU-2019-XX chromosome 3, ASM1480568v1, whole genome shotgun sequence genomic window:
- the ranbp2 gene encoding E3 SUMO-protein ligase RanBP2 isoform X2, which produces MRRSKADVERYISSVESFSPSQKEKTAKGFLFAKLYFEAKEYELSKRHVSAYLTVQGRDPKAHRFLGQLYEQEGEIEKAVGCYKRSVDLNPAQRDLVMKIAELLCSKAEPDSRAEFWVERAAKLLPGHPAVFDLKEKLLSVQGQRGWNQLYDLLQSELRLRPSDAHVNRRLVQLHCLDGRLEEAAKHCMAVESTGVLRHSLDWYTTVVHTFQEYLAQPSVSSNEKACRKFQKELLLAQSNLLRLTIAEKDCRESVIALQIFDHAMQSLKNTASKAVDELLEVFTEMRAHLYLYAGTLLLKMAMEKEQQWRAVVDLAALCYLLAYQVPRPKTKPEKDERASLKPLESLACYRQSQAGHMLLNLKQETEHFVKEVVEVFGNRIGRDTLFETLFSAQAPVDLSFIGNDNISNLSSQPPDIQGLAKWDTGSILHCGDLQHLTWLGLQWSMMSQRPAIKDWLKQLFPRLTLETFKLDTNSPESICLLDLEVFLCGVIFSSHTQLQETAKISATSQLHEPRCLPLQLMKLLSSEKQREWWEAVYNLIHKKALPNTSAKLRMIVQHGLNTLRAREKHGLQPALLIHWAKHLSIMGDGVNSYYDQKEYVGRSVHYWKVVLPLLEKIERRRSIPEPLDPLFIHFASKNIQVSQSKAYEEEAKIAFATLLDIEGNTHQAISDLNQINSISSHWHLARIYQRLSEEAGNGVEETQDKYINYLQQLKKYILKVLHASEDDTEKLPVSMEEILDLLSDVNQQLGENGEVVDGVCEEHPLTSSPRSFTEPTAAASHKFSMSSPAKNLLSPSKRSVFSPKTPPHWAEDQKSLLQLLCQQVESLKNEVHDLRHNSAVAAESPFHRVYGGNYPAETLQEPFPAAQSFHGVPLTVATTGPSVYYNQSPAYNSQYLLRTAANVTPSKAPVYGMNRLPQPHMYAYQQPTHTPPLQTAACMYPQDQVFGATGLLSPYNEEYCSHNVSQPSTNPTLPEPGYFTKPPVLPAQSCKSNEGKSVDIKMIFNQQIPGETSKIGTTAPIQSTQTAAAFKFNSNFKCNSGDFTFSSAELKNNSESLLGLLTSDIPPRTESQSALKSQPQDQTASQSGVFTFGSKNASGFSFVEGTQGKATLFGKSDKSFDFANMSKPVTGVENDGKCDESDDSTHVEEDEDGPHFEPIVPLPNKIDVKTGEEEEEEIFCNRAKLFRFEAETKEWKERGIGLIKILKHQKSDKYRVLMRREQVLKICANHYITADMALKPNAGSDKSWVWYAMDYADEMSKTEQLAIRFKTANEAVLFKQKFEEAQAAILEHQTMQGQLKENDTQLSTSEESTKKPDLKTLFAKKAGDWDCTVCCVRNNSSSKQCVACSGPNPFANSKPEAKPAAVFKSTPAPSAGAFTVLGSAGSSKDASSDSSFKAFGAQIPFSFKFGTSNQSEAAKSQESSSSSGPEVKTSSVASVSIESGFASQFGKKPGQWDCSTCAVRNEASASICIACQTKNSAAPESTKQSASLQSSAQLKETNSKPSTFVDSKKNLDLKTLFAKKEGDWDCDVCCVRNKSSSKECVACSSPNPSSESKPETKPVEGFKSAPASASSKGGFTFGLGESSKDTSGGSSFKSFGSQIPFSFKFGTQPSNQSEAAKPQQSSSSSLQKVTSSSVAPFVIGLDSQFGRKPGQWDCDSCLVRNEASAKNCVSCNAPCSSNQNEAQWDCGDCLVRNEGTSSHCVSCKKPNPNSDATKAAPAPSSFSFTADSQANHPPSTGFTASTFKFGLDNKGVPTTAQGETSSSESKFSFSVPALTSELKFGLKGSESKPANSGSASEFLKNIAEQHREKEKEVSSSSVQSESNTINEDCPLITGKQNAPSFADLAKTSEGNFQFGQKDTSFKGFAGAGEQLFTSFLQSKRADGSVNQEEEEMYKTEENDDIQFEPVVKMPDKVDLVTGEEDEECMYSVRAKLFRFDNETHQWKERGVGNLKLLKNNENGRLRVLMRREQVLKVCANHWITTIMNLKPLSGSDRAWVWLANDSSDGDPKLEQLAAKFKSPELAEEFKQKFEHCQQLLLDIPLQTPHKLAKSDRTANLIQKAEEMKSGLKDLKSFLTCDGMKGKHEVHKASSANDTSELISKPHSESIGPTLEWDNYDLQADVHDESADTSIYASPLASSPLQKNLFRFGESTSGFSFSFQPILSPSKSPAKLNQSGTSVGTDDEQEISQEEERDGQYFEPVVPLPDVVELLNGEENEQVVFSHRAKLYRYDKDLSQWKERGIGDIKILQNYDTKRTRLVMRRDQVFKLCANHWIKSDMKLEPMKGAEKAWIWSAYDFAEGEGKVEQLAVRFKLLETANSFKEFFENAKDAQEQETLLVSASPKEVSTSPKSLCGKAAIEVLEETTKEQTEPPSESSHSPAVNLSPHNTSKAVVSPPKFVFGSDSVQKIFGSPGSSKQVVSSPATSPTHCASSSRTDERKMITPFKVPERVSSEILDDTTNAGDSCDPDIKIVFEQKPTKEQEELARKLMLPPTFFLYKNKPGYVSDDSDDEDFETAVGNLKGKLYPDCGRHGLASGVAEEPECVLVWEKKPTLEEERKAKSLQLPLTFFCGTSSDPDTELDRPEDFGTELQKVQQAQSEMFKQKKNTDQPAVADTGCPIDLSTKTQEAERTDSSTTQDVPSAFNFVSQNAFTFADLAKNSEEYAFGKKDSNFSWDNAGAAVFGTTVTASRNENEDEEGSDDDVSNNDIHFEPIVSLPEVEVKSGEEDEEILFKQRAKLFRWDRDLNQWKERGVGDLKILFHPVKKHYRVLMRREQVLKVCANHTITKDIELKPMNTSANALVWTACDYAEGDGKVEQLAVKFKNPELAESFRKTFTDCQKCLTQVDLAQSSKVMELCCPSNPLVFFAIAADDESLGMITMELFANIVPKTAENFRALCTGEKGFGYRNSIFHRIIPDFMCQGGDITNQDGSGGKCIYGERFEDENFEVRHTGPGILSMANRGRDTNNSQFFITVKKAEHLDFKHVAFGVVKEGMDVVKRMEELGSKKGKPSKKITIVDCGQL; this is translated from the exons AAGTAAGGCGGACGTTGAACGCTACATTTCTTCAGTGGAGAGCTTCTCTCCTTCTCAAAAAGAG AAAACAGCGAAGGgatttttatttgcaaaattatattttgaagCCAAGGAGTATGAACTCTCTAAAAG ACATGTATCAGCATATTTAACAGTCCAGGGCAGAGATCCCAAGGCGCATCGATTCCTCGGTCAGCTTTATGAACAAGAAGGTGAAATTGAAAAAGCTGTCGGATGTTACaag CGCTCTGTGGATCTGAACCCAGCACAGCGAGACCTGGTTATGAAAATAGCCGAGCTGTTATGTAGCAAAGCGGAACCTGACAGCAGGGCAGAATTCTGGGTGGAGAGGGCTGCCAAACTTTTGCCGGGTCACCCTGCAGTGTTCGACCTAAAG GAGAAACTGCTGAGTGTGCAGGGACAGCGAGGCTGGAACCAGCTTTATGACCTGCTGCAGTCTGAGCTCCGGCTGCGCCCCTCTGATGCCCATGTAAACCGGAGACTGGTGCAGCTCCACTGCTTGGATGGACGGTTGGAGGAAGCAGCTAAGCACTGCATGGCTGTGGAAAGCACTGGTGTCTTAAGACACAGTCTGGACTGGTACACCACTGTTGTCCATACATTTCAG GAATACCTGGCTCAACCAAGTGTATCTTCTAATGAGAAGGCATGTCGCAAGTTCCAAAAGGAGCTCCTGCTAGCGCAGAGTAATCTGCTGAGGCTCACAATTGCCGAAAAAGATTGCAGGGAAAGTGTAATTGCACTCCAAAT ATTTGACCATGCTATGCAGTCTTTAAAGAACACTGCCTCAAAAGCTGTGGATGAGCTGCTGGAGGTGTTCACGGAAATGAGAGCTCATCTGTATCTTTATGCTGGAACCCTGCTTCTGAAGATGGCCATGGAAAAAGAACAGCAGTGGAGAGCCGTTGTTGATTTAGCAGCCCTCTGTTACCTTCTGGCTTATCAG GTTCCAAGACCAAAGACTAAACCTGAGAAAGATGAACGAGCATCCCTGAAACCTCTAGAGTCATTAGCTTGTTATCGTCAAAGCCAGGCAGGCCACATGCTGTTGAATTTAAAACAGGAGACTGAGCACTTTGtgaaggaggtggtggaggtgtttgGGAACAGAATTGGCCGGGACACCCTGTTCGAGACGCTTTTCAGTGCTCAAGCTCCAGTGGATCTCTCGTTCATCGGAAATGACAACATCTCCAACCTTAGCTCTCAGCCACCAGACATACAAGGCCTGGCTAAGTGGGACACGG GCTCCATCTTGCATTGTGGAGATTTACAACACCTGACATGGCTGGGATTGCAGTGGTCAATGATGAGCCAGAGACCTGCTATAAAAGACTGGCTTAAACAGCTTTTTCCTCGTCTCACTCTGGAGACATTCAAACTGGACACCAATTCTCCAGAGTCAATCTGTCTGCTTGACCTTGAG GTGTTTCTCTGTGGTGTGATATTCTCAAGTCACACTCAGCTCCAAGAAACAGCAAAGATTTCCGCTACATCACAGCTGCACGAGCCGAGATGTTTACCTCTGCAACTGATGAAACTCTTATCCTCAGAGAAACAAAGAGAGTGGTGGGAAGCAGTCTACAATCTTATTCATAAAAAGGCATT ACCCAATACATCTGCTAAATTAAGAATGATAGTCCAGCATGGCTTAAACACACTGCGAGCAAGAGAGAAACATGGTCTTCAACCTGCACTGCTCATCCACTGGGccaaacatctcagcatcatg GGTGATGGTGTGAACTCTTACTATGACCAGAAAGAATATGTTGGCCGTAGCGTGCATTACTGGAAAGTTGTGCTCCCTTTGCTTGAGAAAATTGAGCGCAGACGCAGCATTCCTGAACCTCTCgatcctttatttattcatttcgcCAGTAAGAACATACAG GTTTCACAAAGTAAAGCTTATGAAGAGGAGGCTAAGATCGCATTCGCTACTCTTCTAGACATTGAGGGCAACACACATCAGGCTATCTCAGATCTTAATCAAATTAACAGTATCTCTTCCCACTGGCATCTTGCTCGG ATCTATCAGAGACTCTCTGAGGAGGCAGGAAATGGAGTTGAGGAAACTCAAGACAAGTACATCAACTATCTCcagcagttaaaaaaatacatattaaaggTCTTGCATGCCAGTGAAGATGACACTGAGAAG CTGCCTGTATCAATGGAGGAAATTCTGGACTTACTCAGTGATGTCAATCAGCAGCTTGGAGAGAACGGAGAGGTTGTGGATGGAGTTTGTGAAGAACATCCATTGACTTCAAGCCCAAGATCTTTCACAGAACCAACTGCAGCTGCTTCCCATAAATTCTCAATGTCCTCACCAGCCAAAAATCTTCTCTCCCCCTCTAAGAGATCAGtg TTTTCTCCAAAAACACCCCCTCACTGGGCAGAAGATCAGAAGTCACTTTTGCAGTTGCTCTGTCAACAAGTCGAATCTTTAAAG AATGAAGTTCATGATCTGAGGCACAATTCAGCTGTCGCAGCAGAGTCCCCATTTCacagagtgtatggagggaatTATCCAGCTGAGACTCTCCAGGAACCCTTTCCAGCAGCACAGTCGTTTCACGGAGTACCACTTACTG TTGCCACTACAGGTCCTTCAGTATATTACAACCAGTCTCCTGCATATAATTCACAGTACCTACTTCGCACTGCTGCTAATGTAACACCATCCAAG GCACCTGTCTATGGAATGAATCGTCTCCCCCAGCCACACATGTATGCCTACCAGCAACCAACACACACTCCCCCCCTTCAAACAGCAGCATGCATGTACCCTCAAGATCAGGTTTTTGGTGCTACAGGCTTGCTGTCCCCATACAATGAAGAATACTGCAGTCATAATGTTTCTCAGCCATCAACCAATCCAACATTGCCAGAGCCTGGATACTTCACTAAGCCACCTGTACTACCTGCTCAGTCCTGTAAGAGCAACGAAGGCAAGTCGGTAGACATAAAAATGATCTTTAACCAGCAAATTCCTGGTGAAACATCTAAGATTGGGACCACAGCTCCAATCCAAAGCACACAAACAGCAGCTGCATTTAAGTTCAATTCCAATTTTAAGTGTAATTCTGGTGACTTTACTTTCTCTTCTGCAGAGTTGAAAAATAACAGTGAAAGCCTTTTGGGGCTTCTGACCTCAGATATTCCTCCTAGAACCGAAAGCCAGTCAGCCCTAAAGTCTCAGCCGCAAGACCAAACAGCCAGTCAGAGTGGGGTCTTTACTTTTGGTAGTAAAAATGCTTCCGGGTTTTCGTTTGTTGAAGGGACACAGGGTAAAGCAACTCTTTTCGGAAAATCTGACAAATCATTTGACTTTGCAAATATGTCCAAGCCAGTGACTGGGGTGGAAAATGATGGGAAATGTGATGAAAGTGATGACAGCACCCATGTtgaagaggatgaggatggaCCACACTTTGAGCCCATTGTTCCTCTGCCAAATAAGATTGATGTGAAAActggggaggaggaggaagaagaaataTTCTGCAACAGAGCAAAATTGTTCCGTTTTGAGGCAGAAACGAAGGAATGGAAAGAAAGAGGCATCGGATTAATTAAAATCCTTAAGCACCAAAAATCAGATAAATATCGGGTGTTGATGAGGAGAGAACAAgttttgaaaatatgtgcaAATCACTACATCACTGCAGACATGGCTCTAAAACCAAATGCTGGGTCTGATAAGTCATGGGTATGGTATGCTATGGACTATGCTGATGAAATGTCGAAGACCGAGCAGCTGGCTATTCGTTTTAAGACTGCAAATGAAGCGgttttattcaaacaaaaattTGAGGAAGCCCAGGCAGCTATTCTTGAACATCAAACAATGCAAGGTCAACTAAAAGAAAATGACACACAGTTATCAACGTCTGAGGAATCTACCAAAAAACCTGATCTAAAAACCCTTTTTGCTAAGAAGGCAGGTGACTGGGATTGTACAGTTTGCTGTGTAAGAAATAACTCCTCATCTAAACAGTGTGTTGCCTGCAGTGGCCCCAATCCTTTTGCTAATTCAAAACCTGAAGCTAAACCAGCTGCAGTATTTAAAAGTACTCCTGCTCCATCAGCGGGCGCCTTTACTGTACTTGGAAGTGCTGGAAGTTCCAAGGATGCCAGTAGTGATTCCAGCTTCAAGGCATTTGGAGCTCAAATTCCTTTTTCCTTTAAATTTGGAACATCCAATCAGAGTGAAGCAGCAAAATCACAGGAAAGTTCCAGTTCCTCTGGTCCAGAAGTCAAGACCTCAAGTGTTGCAAGTGTTTCAATTGAGTCTGGATTTGCCTCTCAGTTTGGTAAGAAACCAGGACAGTGGGATTGTTCCACATGTGCAGTGAGAAATGAGGCTTCTGCAAGCATTTGTATTGCGTGTCAAACCAAAAACTCCGCTGCACCAGAATCTACCAAACAGTCTGCAAGTTTGCAAAGTTCAGCTCAACTAAAGGAAACTAACTCCAAGCCTTCTACCTTTGTGgattctaaaaaaaatctggatCTGAAAACCCTCTTTGCTAAGAAGGAAGGCGATTGGGATTGTGATGTTTGCTGTGTAAGAAATAAATCCTCATCTAAAGAATGCGTTGCTTGCAGCAGCCCCAATCCTAGTTCTGAATCAAAACCTGAAACTAAACCAGTTGAGGGATTTAAAAGTGCTCCTGCTTCTGCTTCCTCAAAGGGAGGCTTCACTTTTGGACTTGGTGAAAGTTCCAAGGATACCAGTGGTGGTTCCAGCTTCAAGTCATTTGGATCACAAATTCCCTTTTCCTTTAAATTTGGAACCCAGCCATCCAATCAGAGTGAAGCAGCAAAACCACAGCAAAGTTCCAGTTCCTCTTTACAAAAAGTCACCTCTTCAAGTGTTGCACCATTTGTGATTGGACTTGACTCTCAGTTTGGTAGGAAACCAGGACAGTGGGATTGTGATTCCTGCTTGGTCAGGAATGAAGCATCTGCAAAAAACTGTGTTTCGTGTAATGCTCCATGTAGCAGTAACCAAAATGAAGCACAGTGGGATTGTGGTGACTGTCTGGTTAGAAATGAAGGCACATCCAGTCATTGTGTGTCCTGCAAGAAACCTAATCCAAATTCAGACGCAACCAAGGCAGCACCAGCACCTTCCTCCTTTAGCTTTACTGCTGATAGTCAAGCTAACCATCCTCCAAGTACAGGGTTTACAGCTAGCACTTTTAAATTTGGTCTGGATAATAAAGGTGTGCCAACAACCGCTCAAGGTGAAACATCTTCAAGTGAATCAAaattctctttttctgtcccTGCATTAACCAGTGAATTAAAATTCGGTTTGAAAGGATCTGAATCAAAGCCAGCAAACAGCGGATCTGCCTCTGAGTTTCTGAAAAACATTGCTGAACAACAccgagaaaaagaaaaagaggtttCCTCCTCATCTGTCCAGTCAGAGAGCAATACTATTAATGAGGACTGTCCGCTGATTACAGGAAAGCAAAATGCCCCTAGTTTCGCAGACTTGGCAAAGACTTCAGAAGGAAACTTTCAGTTTGGTCAGAAGGATACCAGTTTTAAAGGTTTTGCAGGAGCTGGTGAGCAGCTTTTTACTTCATTTCTGCAAAGCAAAAGGGCAGACGGCTCCGTTAACCAGGAAGAGGAGGAAATGTATAAAACTGAAGAAAATGATGATATTCAGTTTGAACCTGTGGTAAAGATGCCTGATAAAGTTGACCTTGTTACaggagaagaagatgaggaATGCATGTACTCAGTGCGTGCTAAGCTTTTCAGGTTTGATAACGAAACTCATCAGTGGAAAGAGCGGGGGGTTGGAAACCTAAAACttcttaaaaataatgaaaatggcAGACTTCGAGTTCTAATGAGACGAGAGCAAGTGCTGAAGGTGTGTGCTAATCACTGGATCACTACAATAATGAATTTAAAGCCTCTTTCTGGTTCAGATCGTGCCTGGGTATGGTTAGCGAATGACTCTTCAGATGGAGATCCCAAGCTAGAACAGTTGGCTGCCAAGTTCAAATCTCCAGAGCTTGCGGAAGAGTTCAAGCAAAAGTTTGAGCATTGTCAGCAACTCCTTTTGGACATCCCTTTGCAAACCCCCCATAAGCTGGCTAAATCAGACCGAACAGCAAATCTTATACAAAAGGCTGAGGAAATGAAATCTGGTCTTAAGGACCTCAAATCATTCCTGACTTGTGATGGAATGAAGGGCAAGCACGAGGTACACAAAGCATCATCTGCCAACGATACGTCCGAGCTCATTAGCAAACCCCACAGTGAGAGCATTGGACCCACTCTGGAATGGGATAATTATGATTTGCAAGCAGATGTTCATGATGAAAGTGCCGACACCTCCATATATGCTTCTCCACTCGCTAGCAGCCCCTTGCAAAAAAATTTGTTCCGGTTTGGAGAATCAACTTCTGGGTTTAGTTTCAGCTTTCAGCCTATTCTTAGTCCATCTAAATCCCCAGCTAAGCTGAATCAGAGTGGGACATCTGTAGGAACAGATGATGAACAAGAAATAAGTCAAGAGGAGGAAAGAGATGGGCAGTACTTTGAACCAGTTGTGCCATTGCCTGATGTGGTTGAGCTTTTAAATGGAGAAGAGAATGAACAGGTAGTGTTCAGTCACCGAGCAAAATTGTACCGCTACGATAAAGACCTCAGCCAGTGGAAAGAAAGAGGCATAGGAGACATAAAAATCTTACAGAATTATGATACAAAGCGCACCAGGCTTGTGATGCGACGTGACCAGGTTTTTAAGTTATGCGCGAACCACTGGATAAAATCGGACATGAAACTTGAGCCGATGAAAGGAGCAGAAAAGGCGTGGATTTGGAGTGCTTACGACTTTgctgaaggagaaggaaaagttGAGCAGTTGGCTGTGCGCTTTAAATTGCTGGAGACTGCAAATTCTTTCAAAGAATTTTTTGAGAACGCCAAGGATGCCCAGGAACAGGAAACCCTTCTGGTGTCCGCTTCCCCTAAAGAAGTCTCGACCTCTCCCAAATCCCTGTGTGGTAAAGCTGCTATTGAGGTGCTTGAGGAGACGACTAAAGAACAGACAGAACCGCCTTCTGAAAGCAGTCATTCACCTGCAGTGAATCTCAGTCCACATAACACCTCTAAAGCAGTGGTCTCTCCCCCCAAGTTTGTCTTTGGTTCAGACTCTGTGCAGAAAATATTCGGAAGCCCAGGATCTTCTAAACAGGTGGTTTCTAGTCCTGCTACAAGCCCAACACACTGTGCATCAAGCTCTAGAACAGACGAAAGGAAGATGATTACTCCATTCAAAGTGCCTGAAAGAG TGTCTTCTGAGATCCTGGACGACACAACTAATGCCGGGGACAGCTGTGACCCTGATATTAAAATCGTGTTTGAACAGAAACCAACTAAAGAGCAGGAAGAACTCGCCCGAAAACTGATGCTGCCACCAacgttttttctttacaaaaataagCCAGGATATGTGAGCGATGATAGTGATG ATGAAGATTTCGAGACTGCTGTAGGAAATCTGAAAGGAAAACTGTATCCAGATTGTGGCAGACATGGTCTAG CCAGTGGAGTTGCAGAGGAACCTGAATGTGTGCTTGTCTGGGAAAAGAAACCAACCttggaggaggagagaaaagcCAAGAGCCTTCAGCTTCCCCTCACGTTTTTCTGTGGTACTAGTAGTGATCCAGACACTGAGCTTGACAGGCCAGAGGACTTTGGAACAGAGTTACAAAAGGTCCAGCAAGCTCAG AGTGAAATGTtcaagcaaaagaaaaacactgaccAGCCTGCTGTAGCTGATACTGGCTGTCCTATTGACCTCTCTACAAAGACCCAGGAAGCTGAAAGAACTGACTCAAGCACCACTCAAG ATGTCCCTTCTGCTTTCAATTTTGTTTCtcaaaatgcatttacatttgcagacCTGGCAAAGAATTCTGAGGAATATGCATTTGGAAAAAAAG aCTCAAACTTCTCCTGGGACAATGCTGGAGCAGCAGTCTTTGGCACCACCGTGACAGCTTCTCGAAATGAGAATGAAGACGAGGAGGGTAGTGATGACGATGTTTCAAACAATGACATTCACTTTGAGCCCATTGTTTCCTTACCTGAG GTCGAGGTGAAGTCTGGTGAAGAAGATGAGGAGATTCTTTTCAAGCAGAGGGCGAAGCTGTTCAGATGGGATCGCGATTTAAACCAATGGAAAGAGCGTGGAGTTGGTGATCTGAAGATACTCTTCCATCCAGTGAAAAAGCACTACCGTGTCCTGATGAGGCGTGAGCAGGTTTTAAAGGTGTGCGCTAATCACACCATCACAAAGGACATCGAGCTGAAACCCATGAACACCTCTGCTAATGCACTCGTTTGGACGGCTTGTGACTACGCAG AGGGAGACGGCAAGGTGGAGCAGCTCGCTGTTAAATTTAAGAACCCTGAACTTGCTGAATCCTTCAGGAAAACCTTTACAGATTGCCAGAAGTGCCTGACTCAAGTGGACTTGGCCCAGTCTTCAAAAGTCATGGAACTTTGTTGCCCAAGCAACCCATTGGTGTTTTTCGCTATAGCTGCTGATGATGAATCACTCGGCATGATCACGATGGAGCTTTTTGCCAACATCGTCcctaaaacagcagaaaatttCAGAGCTTTGTGTACTGGAGAGAAAGGATTTGGTTACCGGAATTCTATTTTTCACAGAATCATCCCTGATTTCATGTGTCAG GGTGGTGATATAACTAATCAGGATGGCTCAGGTGGGAAGTGTATCTATGGCGAGAGGTTTGAGGACGAGAACTTTGAAGTGCGCCACACAGGACCGGGTATACTGTCTATGGCCAATCGTGGCCGAGACACCAACAACTCTCAGTTTTTCATCACGGTAAAGAAAGCTGAACATTTGGACTTTAAACATGTTGCCTTCGGTGTTGTCAAAGAAggcatggatgtggtgaagcgAATGGAAGAGCTGGGCTCTAAAAAAGGCAAACCGAGCAAGAAGATAACAATTGTTGACTGTGGACAGCTGTAG